DNA sequence from the Oscillatoria sp. FACHB-1406 genome:
TCGTGCCACATTAATCCCGGCGCGATAAAGGTGGTGTCCTGCCGTCCTAATTTACCGCGTCTAGGCCCTTCTTCCCAAACGCCTGTAAATCCTTGTTTGGTCGATTCAACCACTTCTAATTCGACGGGGGCGGCGTTGGCGCGATTGCCGACGGAACGATGATGGGTGAAGGGGAGGTGGCTGGAATCGAGGACGTTTTCGAGTAAGGTGAGGGCATCGTAGGGAAGATCCCGGAAGGTATCGATGCAAACCCAATCGTCGGCGGCATCTTCAAGGGGTTCGACAACGGGAACGGCGGTTGTTGGGGCGTTTTCGGGGTTTCCGGGGTAAACAAATAGCATTCCTTGGTAGATGGCGGTCGGAAGGGCGGCGACGCAGGCACGCTGGGAGGTTTCGGCTTTACTGCCTTCAAGCTGTTGCGGAATGATTTCGCAATGTCCTTCGCCGGAAAAGGCCCAGCCGTGATAGGGACATTCGAGTTGTCCGGCTTCGTTAATGCGACCTTGGGAGAGTGGGGCGAGGCGATGGGGGCAACAATCTTCAAATACGCGCCAAGATTGGCTGTTTTCTTCCCACCAAACGACTAAATCGCGATCGAGGAGGGTGAAGGGGTTGGGTTGAGCGCGATCGAGGTCTTGGAGATAGAAGATGGGATACCATGCTTCTTGGGGATCGAAGCGATCGCGATCGCGTCCGCCGACGGGATGCACAGTGCTTTGGTCTTGGGGCGTTACGAGATTTATCATTGAAGAACGCGGTGGGCTGGGTAGGTTCTTCTTTTTAGTATAGTTTTGTTAAGCTCGAACTGGGGAAGCTTAAGGCATCTCGCGCAGCGCTTGAATTTCCTCAACTGTTAGCCCGGTTGTTTGCGCGATCGCGGCGTTGTCGAGAAAGGCGAGTAAGTTACGCGCGATCGCGTATTTTTCTTCGTTCTTTCCTTGTTCGAGTCCCTGTTCGAGTCCTTGTTCGAGTCCTTGTTCGAGTCCTTGTTCGAGTCCTTGTTCGAGTCCTTGTTCGAGTCCTTGTTCGAGTCCTTGCTGGAGTCCTTGCTGGAGTCCTTGTTCGAGTCCTTGCTGGAGTCCTAATGCGATCGCGCCTTGTTGGTCGTAAATAAACATTTCTCGGCGCTCTAAATCCTCTAATTCCGCTGTGGTTAAATCGGCTTGATTCGCAATTTCAAAAGCGCGATGCAGTTCGGGAATCTCTTCCATATTGTCGGGAATATCCGTTAACGATCGCGCATATTTAATAAAATAGATCCATTTATCTGCTATTGTTTCCAGTTCCTCCATCTCTTTCTTGAATTTCGGCAACTCCACGAAAACAAGTTCAATTTCTGTATCCGGATAGGGAACGCCGTTCTTCAGGTTCCGATATCCAAAGTGGGAAATCCAGTCTTCGTATTCCGGAAACATTTCAAAATCTGTCAGCGTTAAAGCAATCACTGGCTTTAACATCCGATACCCTTCACCCGTTTGCAGTTGAAACGCATAAGTTTTTGCCGCATTAAAGATAACTCGTTTGCCAAAAGATTGTACGTTTAAAACCTGCATTTCAATAATGACAAACGTCCCATTATCGAGTTGAGCGCGGACATCGAGGTAAGTATCCTTCAGCCCTTGCACTCTGGGCGGTAAGTTCGGGTCGATGATTTCTAAGTCTTTAATCGTCGCTTGACCGTCATAAATCAAAGCATTGAGAAAACTGATGAGAATTTCCTTACTCTCTGCCGAACCAAAAATCTTTTTAAACGCGTAATCGGTTTTAGGATTAATAAATCGCATTATAATTCATCCAATTTAACCGGTCAGAAAGAGTTAAAACGGAAGGTCTTGCTTCAGAGGCGCTGTACGACAACTACGCGACCAAAGCGAGGATCGACATCGAGGCTAAACACTTCAAAAATGGCAGCAGAACTCCCATTACAAGAAGGAATGGCATAGGTCGAAATTTCTCCAACTTCCAGGGACAAACAATGCTCGAAGATAGGTTTGCGATAGGGAATAGGGAGAAAGCGCTCCGAACCAATGCGCAGCGAAGCTTCATTATAAAAAGAAAGTTCGCCTTCGTGGTTGAGGATACCTGCGGGATGCGAAAATTGCTCGCACCAGCGCAACGCCAGAAACCATTTAGCTTCTGAGAGGCGCTGATAAACGCGGTGGGGGTTAGGATGTTGCAGGACTCTATATCCTGTCTCTACGGAGACGATGGTTCCTCCTAAGAACCCAAACATAGTTCCAATCGTATCGCTCATAGCGTTGTAGCTCCCTCGAAAAACCGAGCCAAGGTTTAAAGTTTTGTGAAAGCGCGAGTCCCAGAGCGCATCCCTTCAGGCGCGCTCCGCCGGTTTGCATCCAGCGTGATTTCTGCGTCTGATGAATAGCTTAAACTTTTTCTCGCCGCTGTCCTGAAGACTACGGAAAGAGTTAAGAAGTTGTAGAAGGAAGAAAGAATTTTTGTGCTATCGATAATCATCTACGGGTTAGTGGAACTCAAATCTAAAGAAAGGCTTACGGCGATTTTGCAAGGATCCGAACGACGGCGCGATTTGCCTGTCGGCAGTTTCAAGGGGGATAACAGAGTCGCAAAGTAGGAATGATGGGAGGTTTAACTATGCTCGCCGCTCAAAAAATAGGAGGTCAGTTAACAACCCCTCAATCGAAAAAATGTTCTCTCAATTCTACCAGACTGTTTTCGCGGCTCATCTGAACCTAACTCAAGTTCTTCTGTCTTCGGAGTTTTTGAGTTGGATGATATAGCATTTTTCGTTTGCGTGAGGTTCGTCGCGCGGGCGAATGCCATTCACCCCTACCCATCTAATTGCAATTGTTGTATCTCATCCATTTGAAAAACGCTATAACTCATTCTGTCTCGCCGAAAATAGTGATTTTTACCTAGGTGCGAGCGCTTTTCCTGAGAGCCGAAAAAAGCTCTATCTCCAGAAGGATTCGCGCGATCGCACCGATGCCGTAAAAATAGGTTAAGTAATTTTTAAACGGTATCCAATGAGACTGAATTATTTGACGAAAAAACTTTCTGTTGTAGGGCGCTGGGTCGCTACAGCTTTGTTTTGTGTATCGGCAGCAGCATTAGCTTGGCAAACGCCTTTATTCTCCCACGATTTAGCGATCGCTGCACCCGTCGGAGACTCTGTATTAGTTGCAGATGCGGCTGATGCAGTTAAGAATAAAGTCGATCGCGATTCAGATAGAGCAAAAGAATTCGTTCGCGATACTCGTGCCAAGGTTAAAGGCGCAGCAAATGACAATGCCGATAAAGTTGAAGATGCTACGGGTAAGGACGGTAATGCCTTAGAGCGCAAAGCAAACCGCGATAAAGATCTGATTGAGAAAAGAGCTAACGAAGACGCTGCGAAAACTCAGGATGCTGTAGACAATACTCGCAATGCTGTTAAAGATGCCGTTGATAACATTAAAAATGTTTTCAGCAACTAAGTAAACAATAAATAATTGAGAGTTCACAATAAGCCGCCCTTTCCAATTAGGAAGGGTTGCTTATTATTGGTAAAACGATCTTTCTTTAATTTATCGATCTGATTGTTCTAGCGGGCGAATAATCGCGCCATTTCCTGGCTGATTGGGTTGGCTGCTTTCGGGGGTAAAGAGCTTTTCAAAGGCTTGTTGCAGGGTTTCAGCGATCGCGATGCGATTATCATAGGCAACAATCACCCGCACTAACGTTGGCAACCCATTTTCATCCGCCTCTAAATACAAAGGTTCGACATAAAGCAGCGAATTTTCAATCGGAATCGCTAATAAATTCCCCTGAATCGCCTTTGAACCCTCCCTATCCCACAACGAAATTAACTGAGAAATTACCGGATCTTGATTCATCAGCGCTTGAATCTGCTCGATTCCATACACCAACTTCTGTTTGGGGAATTGATACAACAGCAACTTGCCATAATTCTCGCCATCCGAACGCGCTGCCAACCATGCAATTAAGTTTGGACGCGCCACGGGTGTAAAGGGTTGCAGTAAAATAAACTCTTCATCTGTCGCCCTAGAAGTGGTCGGTAGATTCATAATTAGATGATACGGCCGCACCGGCTGCTGTTTTGCTCCATAAATTTCTAAGGGGATTTGCCACTGATCCTCGCGATTGTAAAATACAGTCGGATCGATCATGTGATAGGCAAGCAAGCGTTCCGATTGCACCTCGAGCAAGTCAGTGGGATAGCGCAGGTGCGCTTTTAAACTTGCAGGCATTGCCTCGAGAGGTTTAAACATTTGCGGAAACGCTCGCTGCCAGCTTTGGATCAGCGGTTCGTCCGGTTGGGCAACGTAAAAATCGACATGACCGTTATAAGCATCGAGGACGACTTTGACTGCATTGCGCGTGTAATTGAAGGGATACTTACCCGGGTCGGAATAAGGGTAATGGTCGCTGGTCGTGTATGCGTCGATAATCCAATAAAGGTAATTTTTTTGTGCTGGATTTTCGGGGTTCGGCTTGTCGATATTAACGCTGACAAGATACGGATCGAGATCGTAACGTAAAAAGGGTGCGATCGCGCGCAGCCGATGATTGATATCCCGCCGCAACAGCACCCGCGTATCGGGGCGAAAGTTTTGCGTAAACAGCATTTGCCAATCCTTTAAATGCTCGGCAAAAATAAGTTTGCGCCAGAACGAACCTAACAAAACGCCTCCCGCCCCTTTATAAGTCGTGTAAGCATTTTCATTCCCGCTCGGAAAATCCAATTCCGGAACCCGACTCGGGGTCATAATGTAATTATTTGTCAGTTCGCCGTAATAAATGCGCGGATTCTCAATCGGAATGGTCTGGCGTACCGCTGCATTAGCCGTTCGCAGCAATCCGCCTTGTTCGGCGGTACCGATATCTTGCACGAAATAATCGGGCAATCCCCCTTCTCCGACTTTGTTCACCGGACTGACGGTAAACCCGTAACCGTGAG
Encoded proteins:
- a CDS encoding Rieske 2Fe-2S domain-containing protein, with translation MINLVTPQDQSTVHPVGGRDRDRFDPQEAWYPIFYLQDLDRAQPNPFTLLDRDLVVWWEENSQSWRVFEDCCPHRLAPLSQGRINEAGQLECPYHGWAFSGEGHCEIIPQQLEGSKAETSQRACVAALPTAIYQGMLFVYPGNPENAPTTAVPVVEPLEDAADDWVCIDTFRDLPYDALTLLENVLDSSHLPFTHHRSVGNRANAAPVELEVVESTKQGFTGVWEEGPRRGKLGRQDTTFIAPGLMWHDLTSKQFGRTLTVVYATPIRKGECRIFARFPFKFPSKFPALIFKITPRWYSHIGQNAILEDDQIFLYFQERYLEKRGGSTNFNRAFYLPTKADRFVTEFRNWVNRYQADPFPTESFSPPKAPEQLLDRYHSHTEKCASCRGALQRIQQLRLWCAIVGAIAWICLPLVAIYLSTALSISLTALSLGLAAAWLSLARLERKFYEGRAIPPRNLLK
- a CDS encoding Rpn family recombination-promoting nuclease/putative transposase, whose product is MRFINPKTDYAFKKIFGSAESKEILISFLNALIYDGQATIKDLEIIDPNLPPRVQGLKDTYLDVRAQLDNGTFVIIEMQVLNVQSFGKRVIFNAAKTYAFQLQTGEGYRMLKPVIALTLTDFEMFPEYEDWISHFGYRNLKNGVPYPDTEIELVFVELPKFKKEMEELETIADKWIYFIKYARSLTDIPDNMEEIPELHRAFEIANQADLTTAELEDLERREMFIYDQQGAIALGLQQGLEQGLQQGLQQGLEQGLEQGLEQGLEQGLEQGLEQGLEQGLEQGKNEEKYAIARNLLAFLDNAAIAQTTGLTVEEIQALREMP